CTGGATTTCATGCCATTAATAAGAACTttaagaggggaggatgaatttCACATCAAATAAGTGTACTTTACCTTCCTCATCCTGTAGTCATGCATAACATTTGCAAATTATGTTGGGGTTGAAGACCATGAAAATTTTGAGTCGGATATTACACATTCAGTAATGTTTCAGTTGGTTTTTGCCATTGTATTGACCATGTATTTTAAATACTTTCATATAGAATAACAGTTTTTCATATGCATAGTAAAATAAAACTGGGAGCATGATGGGGATTCATTTTTCATATTGAATGAGCTGATACTGAGGAAGGCAATAAAATCAGGGAAAATATGGAGTTAGGTAAAGCAAAAGGAGGTATGAAAATTTCACCATTTACCAAAAGTTGTTAATGTTTAAGTTGTCTCCTTTATCAAGCAGTTTCTATCTGTTGTAGACACAAATGGATTTCACTGATAATGCGTTCATTCAGCTTGATTCTTTTATCAGTATAGATTAATTAACTGAAAAGTAGCCAAAACATATCTAGAATTCACCAAAACCTGCGAGAATCTCACACAGTGCCCTTAAGCAATCCAAATTAGCCTTAAATTTCAATATCATGGTCAAACTATTTTCGTAGTCCAGCATCCCACTGTTAGCCATTATTGTCCATCTTTGGaattttcttttacttctctcACTCGGATACACTGCATTAACATGTCCATTAAGCTTGCTTATTGTTCATGCTTGCACATGCCTATGTTCAAAGCAGAATGGCATATGCAGAATCCATCTTTGACACACCACTGATAATACAACATATTGTATTGATCATGTGCTTTAATCATAACATATCAATATTTCATGTCATCATATAATGATTTATACTGTATGTATCATATAACAGGTAATGTCTGGGACAGAGCTAACAGGAATGGGAAGCCTGGAGGAGATACTATTCCGACCAGCTGGAGAGGACATTACAGGGAATGGACAAGCTGCAGAGGAATGTGGAGAGGTTGATACAGGTGACGCCACATCATTGGTTCTCCAGGAGCGCAGGTAATTTTCTGGCTATAAATTCTTGAAATGATGTATgcacaaacatacaattgatGCACAAGTCTTAGGGGAAGTGCAAAACGAGGAGAATTGTATCAACTTGCCAGGGAACCTCGTAAGGGGGACAaggatatctatatattatataaaaatatgaatatattcatacttgctgccttcatccattcccatcaccaccccaccacacatgaagtagtgcacacacctcctccaatgaggtaacactaggaaaatacaaaaaaggccacattcctaaacattcagtctcgagctgtcatgtgtaatgcacagaaaccacagctccctttccacatctaggccccacaaaactttccatggtttaccccagatgcttcacatcccctagctcaatccattgacagcacgttgaccccagtataccacattgttccaattcactctgttgcttacaccctcctgtatgttcaggccctgatagctcaaaatctttttcactccacatatatatattttgattattatactttgtcactgtatcctgtgttagtgaggtaatgcaagttaacagacaaaagaatggccctacccaaccacatacacatgtatatgcatacattcccacacacacacatatacatacacagacatatatatacacacgtacatattcatacttgctacattcatccattcctgtcaccacccaaccacacatgaaatggtacctcCACCGCACACATgggaggtggcgccaggaaagacaacaaaggccacatttgatcacactcagtctctagctgtcatgtgtattgcactgaaaccacagctccctttccacatccaagccccacaaaactttccatggtttaccccagacatttcacatgccctgttacaatccattgacagcacatttaccccggtataccacatcgttccaattcactctattccatgaatgcctttcaccctcttgtatattcaggccccgatcactcaaaatctttttcactccatccttccacctccaatttgctgaatgaaaacagaaaaacgaAAAAAGATTACTGTGATATTGAATATATTTTTACAAGATTTTCCACAGTGAACCATTGCATATTTATGCAATTGATATGGACATCAGTGAAACTATGGGCACTCTCAAATCACGTGCTGCCCGGGCCCTCCAGTTAGATCTCTGCAACTTCAAAGTGTCTGTCTTGTCAGAAAGAGAGgtaagtacatgggaaggtggtTGCCTCGCAAAAGACAGGTTTTATGAGGATATTTGAAATGATAGGAGAGCAGTGCTTAATAAGAATGTTGTGGGTTGAGCTTTGATCAGATTACTTTTAAGCTGAATTTATTGTATTGATTCAATATCTGTGGTGTAGGATGGTATTTGTCCTCTCTTACCCAGAACCAGTACAATACTTTTTTGATAATTAGCGAGTGTTTCGGTAATGAGTTGATTGTAACAGGGGATAACATAAtggtttcatttattttttcaccaTCATGAGTGGTTTATAAGAGGTGATTATTTGGAGGTGTTTATGATTTGATGAGGTTGTTAGGTTTCCAGTGTTGGGGTTCATGTTTGGCTGGATAGGAATACAAGCATATCTTTCAAACCACCATCCATCATGGTGTTTAAATCTGTCTTTATATGTAAAATTGATTTTCTCTTGTTACTTCATTAACTTGCAGCTTAGTGATGAAGATACTCTACAAGAACAATGTGGCACCAGCACTGGCTTGGTACAGATCCAGTTTGTTGTTAAAAGTGATGAATCTGGAAGTCGCATTGATATTTTGGATGTCTTGAAACCCAATGAAGGTGATGTACTACGAGAATTAATCTGTTTTTAAGGAAATTTGATATGTGgtgtttatttcatatttgctttttaagCAAAGCTTTGAATTACTTAGAGTCATTGATGTTACTGTTAATTAACCTGAATATGGAACAGTAAACCGTAAAAACTAAGATTGATATATAGCAGTTTTGATTTTTTCACTGCTGGTGATCAGAAATATTTACAGTACTTGTTGgctttattttttgtgtgtatctctctttctGTTTATCCATACCTCTTAACCTGCTAAACAGCTGGATAACCTTTGCTAAATTGTACACACCCTCACTTGAGCTCATCATAGATTCCTTTATGAACAGCTTTCCTTTCACATGTGTACTTCCTCATTCTGCCCTTCTTCCTTACTTCTGGACTTCATTTAAATCATCACTCACTCATCCATCTTCAGATATTTCATCATTTACAATTCTTCCCCCTGGTAATGATGTATCAGAAGTTATTCTTTTACTCTGTCAACCTGTAGGACAACCATATCTCTCGTTTCATTGGTTCTCACTTTGTCCACCCTTTAAACTAAATAATTAACGATGGAAAAGAAAATTGCCATCGTTGCATTGTGTTTGCCAGTACACTGTTACAGATCCTTATTTCATAAGTATTCAGTGTTGAAGATTGCATTACACTCGCCTTTTAATTGTTCCTAAACAATTAGCCCAAATGTCTGTAAAGATGAAACATAATTGAAATGTAgctgtttattttttcttgtattaGATCAACTGGAACCAAAGACTCAAATGTCGGTACCTCAAGTCATCAAACCTACAAGCACAGAGGTGAAGAGCTCCACTAAAGTGCCAAAGACTACACGCTGGATTGTATGTCCTACTTTCAAGGAGCTTCAGAGGGTCTTAAAGATCCCCCAAAGTAAGCTAAACAAGTATTTTGCTTCATTCATTGTGAATCTTCATTGTTCTGCCAGTAGTGTACCCTTGTGCTAATATTACAATGATAAGATAATAGTACATATTTGACTATGACTTCTTGGGAGAAACGTACATGATAAGTGAGGGCAAATAAGATGTCTAGCTTAAAAGGATGCTTTCTGAAGGCTCGAAGCCAACTTTtacagtcctttttgagcactgTAATATCTTCACATGTAAGAGAAAGGCAGCTGTCTAACTTTTGCATACCTGAATGAACATTTGATTATTTTGAATGTTAATGGGGGTTATTAAGGGTGAAAtttatggataaaaaaaaatcaatattgatCATGTATAATCTATATtcaaacaagttttagattacaTACTCATGAATGGAAGGCGGGGAAGTCAGCAGTGCAAAatacattatttttcattcttcagAAATTGCGTACTGATTTGTCTGTGATGAATTAGATTGATGAACCAACTCTTGCTTTCTTCATCTCAGATCCCCTTGCATGGTCTGTTGCCCATGTACGACAGTGGCTGTCTTGGGCTGTATGCCAGTTTGGTCTCTCAAATATCAATGTCAATAGCAGTTGGTGGAACCTGAGTGGCAGGGTATTATTTGGTCTCAGCCAGACAGAATTTCGGAAGTTAGTGCCTGATGATCCTGGTGATGTATTCTATATGCATTTTGAGCTATTGAGAAGAACAAATGTTGTTGGTAAGTTTCAGTTAATTGTATTTGTTACGTTTTGTGATCATATGAATTCTTTCTTATACAAGATTTTGTTTATTGTTGCAACATGATCTAGAGAAATAATTCTATTTGACACTCATGCTCGTGTATATCAATATgatttttacttttatttcagcAGTGGTATGTGATCCCACATCTCTTGTACCAAAGCCTGCACCGCCAAAAATACCATGTTGCGCACCTACTTCAAGAACACAATGCGTTCAGGTTAGCATAGTAcattttaatgaaattttttatGTTCTGTGGCCTGCATTTGATAGTGAaagctgaaaaagaaagaagtgagtGAAATTTTAATGTGAAGGTATGGGGGCTTTAGACATGTAAGAATATGTAAAGCAAAAAGGACCCAAATCAGCTGTGGGAAAGATGGAAGATGATATGTAAGAGTATtgtaagatagtgttgcagaaATTCTTGAAAACAGGTAAATTACCTCATCATAATTTTAACCATGCACACCCATGTACATGAACTCAATTGCAGTTTacttcatatgcatatatgcatgcatacacacTTGCCTACACATTTATTTTGAGGAATTCCCTAATGAAGATACCCAAATTATGCCACAGGTGCTTAGTTGGAAATATCTGGTAGAAATTGTGTTTGCTTTAATTGTGGAAAGATTTTTAGGGTTAATTAATTCAGAAGCAGggacaacttaccagatacacttaAACATATCCCTGTgttgtttgaacacacctttatcccttttgcctttatgcaatagCAGTATACaggctttctgccaatcctcatgtgCCTCACCACAATGTATACATAATTGAAAATTGtagctaaccaatcaacatcaaAATCGCCCTTTTTAGAGATTCAACTTGAATCCCATCTACTCCAAAttttttgccattcttcatttTATGCAATGCTTTTATCATCCTCTTTTCACCTAAACATTTATTGTAATTCTCTCTCTTTATGCCTCCATGTCCAAAGCACTCCTCATTTGCTATCTTATCATCAAATAGAAATGCATTTGCTACTCCAAAttactctcttcatctccttttcacttcatctgtgTTTGTTACCATTTCCCATCAGCCTTCTTCACTGATACAGTGCTCCCATACAATCACTTGTTTTTCTCACTAGTAATGTTCTCCCTTAGcatattcttatttttctgttacccatttgtATTATGGATCTCTGGCTAtcattatttgttatttttgCAGTACTGAAACACGATTTTAAGAACCCAGTAAATAAAAGCATTTTGCTCATAATCTTATCTTTCTCATCTTTATGTATTTTAGAAATTTTGGTATCATCATGCTAATTAAAGTTTGTGGTTAGGGAAGGAACGTTGGAGATGTTTCAACTTTAGACGGCATTGGAGGTGGCAGCGGCCATGGCACTGGGAGTGGAGGCTCAAGCAGTGGAGGAAGTCAGCAGATTCAACTGTGGCAATTCCTCCTAGAGCTTTTAACAGAACCAAAAGTAAGAGTTTTAGTATCATATTGAAGTCTTGGTAGGAAGGTAAGCTTCTTAAACACTTAGAAAATTATTATTTACAAGTCTCTTCATTGATATTGACAGAAAGATGGGGTGGGAATGTTGAGTAGTAAACTGTTTCATTTAGTCACTTTACAAGTTGTACTAGTATGTTTCATAGAAATGACATGAAATATGAGATCAGGATAATGAGGATGTTAGATAAATGGTGGCAGTTGAGATGCTATAGCAGCATTGTTTGTCATGTGAGATTAGAGGCATACCTTACCAATCTGATCCTCCATGTGTGTTGATTAAATGGTTAAGAAAGAAGTTATGAATGAGTCTGATTTCGATTTCTTGGGGGGAAAGTTTAATAAGGATGGAGTTAGGAAACCTGAAGTTGGAAGGAAAATTTTGCAAGGGAAAGATATTGAAAACTTTGGTGAATGGGAACTTAGGCATAGAATGTACAGGAAGCTTGCATGAAGAAGTAATCATCACACCACTGATGTCTAGAAGAAAAACAACATAAAAGAGCAGTATAGATGGATTACTTGTTTAATGTTGTTGGAAGTAGGAGGATAGATAGAATAAAGAAACATGAGAAGGttatgtgaaatgaagaagtCATTCTGAAGGACTCGTGGATGAAAGTCTTAGGATTAGAATTGGTTAGGGTTAGGGATATTTCTGATGAAGATGGTTGAGAAGTTATTGGGTATCAAATGGAATCGATGCAttttgtgttttgaagtggtatgaATGAAGGTGGTGCTCATATTGAACTGACTTTTTGTATAAAATTAAGAagtgaaatgtgtggaagtccttGTTTCACTTAAACACTTTTGGGCATGAGTTGAGGGTATATGCACATGATGCCTAGAGGTTGCATTACCTGAATGCCCCAATAAATTGGTGATGAAGgaatgatgaaagattgacagagaacaTGGGCTAAAGAGAAGATTTTTTAATAGTTTAAAGGAAGCATTTCATTTGAAAAAGGAGCATGAGATTATTCCTGTACTGAGTGATCTCCAAATGTTACAGTAGAAATAATTGTTGAAGAAATTGTAGCTTTAAGAGAGAGATTTTATGATGAGGAATTTGGTTGGTTTGAATGACAAATTTCATTTACATTTGCATGTGTTGGAAGAAGTCATTCTtgtaataactataatgataataattataataactaaAGTTTTCCTATTTACAGTTATATCCAATCATTTCCTGGTACGGTTGCGATGGAGAATTTCGATTACATCAGCCAGAGGTTGTTGCTAGCCTATGGGGACAGCGGAAGAGCAAACCAAATATGAACTATGAAAAACTCTCAAGAGCACTTCGGTACTATTTTCTTACAGTTTTATTATTTGGGTGTATCCGTCTGTCTTTCTTTATGTATTGCAAATATCTCAttcacaaaacacaaaaatagCAATTAAGACTTGTCAGTAGCACAGGGTAGGTTGCAATTGGTAGGCAGCTAACTCACTTAACTCTCACAGTTCATTcattgtaactagattttcctctgGGGAGTGGTACGTGCTAGTGCTAGCCCAGCCTTTTTGGCAATATGatgggagcaatagatagaagtagtaggtagggaagTAGTAGAGTAGAAACTTTATGTAGGAGTCTccgcaaacactgcgctagacttgccctctgccagtggcctgttaaagagTGAGGCACGAAAGGTTAAGTAGCTGCACTAGAGTTCTCAAGTTATGGAAACTATATTggcatggccacccccttgagggagttccagttgataGATAGACCCagctgggtattgggagggttagtgacagctgcatagtgagtcgGCACTTCTTTGGTTGCCAGACTACACTTCTCTGAcctaggtaactgtcttttctctctgcttttgttagacatggactgctggcattctctccacaacatacattttcattgtaaacTCATCCCATTTCATTATGCATCTTAAGTTTCAAATAGGCAAAATAACAATTCAAAATATGGAAATTAGAGAAGTGTAACAACTTTGAACCTGTTCAGATTCATTCACAAGTCATAACAAAAGCAGAGTAGTGAAGCTaaagaaaatggatatttttttatttattttaaaagATGCAAAGATAACCACTAGTAGCAGTTAGAAAAGAGGTAATAAATGGTTTTGAACCTTTTCATGGCACATATACTTTATTGAATTTTATAAGGAATTTCCGCTCAGATACAATAAccttcctttaatttttttcttacctttccaAGCTGCTTTGATAGTATTCAGATTCTATATTTTTTCAAGTAAAATGATATCATCTGTATGTAGCAGATCTGCTAGTTTCTGAAGGTTTTTATCACTAAGCTTGAGGTAACTACTTGAAAGATGCTCACATATGGCACTTATGCTTGTACCTGATACTGTATCTCATTTCTTAGTCTTATTTCTTATGTGTTCGAGTCCCCCTCTGTGCTGTTAAATGAACCAAAAAAATACTCTGAATGTCCCCTGAATATCTCTCCATTTTGATTTATGACTATAGTTTGTTTTTTCTTATGATCTCCATGTTTCCATAATCTAGATAGTTTAACCTTTAAAGTTTTCATTATGTTGCTAATCGTGATTGAATTTTGTCTGTAGAGGTTATATTTACCATATTATGTACTATAGTACATGAAAGTATGATGTTTTGATAACTTTGTTTGCCACAGTATTGTAGATGTATCCAACAAtgtgattatttttgttttgtttttcagttATTActatgatggtgatatgatcgCAAAAGTTTCAGGGAAGAGGTTTGTATATAGGTTTGTTTTGGATCTGAAAAATGTAATAGGATACAGTGCTGATGAGCTTAGAAGACAAGTAGAGGAGTGCCGAACTAGAGAAGGTTACACACTTGAAATTCCTCCAACTGTGATCTTGCAAGCCTTGTGAAATTTGAAGCATAGGTTGACaattttatgttgatatgtacattgtgtataatTTTCATATTGACTGGCTTTGTAATTGATAAGTATTTACTTTTGAGTCACAATAGGAAAACAGTAGAATACTTATTAAAGTGTACGACTTTTGCTATGGGAATAGATACATTCACAGTATATTTTCATCAGATCATTTAGTTTCATTTGCCTCTCTTGACAACAGTACTATGAAAGGGATTGTCCATTTGTATACTGGTGGGTTTTTCCTGCATCTGATGTGCTGGCTCAAGGGACTTCAGCCTTCGTGAGATGTCAGGTAAGACTGTTTGTTTGGTAGTAGGTGGAGGCCAGGGAAGATAAAGTGGAAGAAGCATATGTAACTGAAGCTggtttattttccttattttatATGTgcttcttttattttccctatttTATGTGTGCTGCCTAAGCTACATATACATCTCCGTCTCTAGGAATATGACATTTATTAAAGATGGTCACCATAGAAAATACAATAATTTGTCATTGCAGAAATCAGTAAAATCATAACCagcatatattttctattttttatgaAGCTGGTTGattgaaatattttgttttaCAGGTTAGAACTTTAGGTTTATGTAGCATtcacaatataagtgacatgttTTTAAGGATAATGTCAATTATTATAAATTCTGTCCCTTCTTTTCACAATGGATGATATACATGCCACGTCCcccccttttatttcttttttctatgttgaaAATCATAAGCTCGGATTTTGATGGGAAAAGTTAAAAACTTTGTAACCAATCGATCACCGTTAATAAATCTGTTTATTTATGTACTGGGTGCTGTTAAAGGGTTGTACGCCCACAATAGAAACTCACAAAAAACAAATCCTCTGATGTATTGTCTCAGAATCGGAAATGATGTAGATGTACTTTTAAGTTACAGCTGTCCAGGAACAAAGTGTGCTGCAATTGACATAAATGTTTTTAACATTTTCCCTTACTATTAACAGTTAATCAGAAAGGAGTCTCCTTAAATTTGGGAAAACAAAAAATCCTAACAAGATTTCTGTCATATATTATTGAAGAAAATACCCAAATTAGTAATATTGGTGAGTGAGGATGTTATGTTGATGGTGGGGAATGGCCTGGACCGATGCCACAGATGCTTCATATCTGTATAAATGTAAGTTTACTACTCTATAGTTATGTTTTTTCTAAGCATGATTATATTGTACACTTGCCTCAGTACATTACACACTTTCCATATGTATCATTCACATATTGTtgaatattcatatttttatatatttgtatttataatgataatgtatctTGTCTCGTGGGACTCAAATCCCACATACACAAGATAGGAGAATGTTACCATGTCTGTACCTTGCGAGTGATACAAGATATCGGATAGCTAGTTGTTTAATGGAATACCCATTCTTCCAATATGTAGGCATTATGATTCTCCATTAGGTCTGTTCGTGAAGCACCAGCAACCAGCACATGTAAGCATTTTTACTAAGATTATGTGAATATATGCATGAGTAGTAAGATGAATGTTCTGTTCATGCCCACAGTCCAATAACCAAATTGAGGACACCAAACACCTAATTAGCAGCTGTCCTGCTCTATCCCTACACAGACTCCTGCACACCACTATACTTTAAGATCTATCATCCACGTGATGGATTTTCCCAGCTTCCTCAGTACTGTGGGAACCCCATAgatgatagaagggactcctagagCAGGAATCTCTGAGGAAGAGGGTTTTGCTTTACATTTAATATATGAGTTggatttggagaaaaaaaaaatgtcctgtcCCCTCAACAGACCCTAGGTCCCAGGGCAACTAACCCCCAATCCTAATTTAACTGGGTACAAAtccaggagatggtggtgggggaatttcgaatttgaatggaaaaatgagggcttcactttttttttatatatctttttaatgaaTACATTAATGCTGTTATGGTTGTGTTGTAACAACAACCAATTTGCTGTCATTCTTATCACGATTCTTTTTAagatatctcattcttgtgtgtCTTAAGCCCCTAAATATTGTGATTTCTAATATGCACATTTTTTAAGCTAACAAAATTTATATAATCGTTCTAGGACTGATGTCCTGATTGgcttaatgaaagaaaaatatattttaaagCATGATCATAATGTTCCTAGAAACAGAAACAGTCAAAGTAGTCAATCTTCCTATGATAGTTTAAGCAAAatgactctgaaaaaaaaaaaaaatcgttcatgCTCAACCTGATGTTTATTATAGTTTTACATAATTTTTGTTAAACTAAATTTccagtatatatttacatatatttcatcttttggGCAATATGACTTAACAATATAAAAACCGAGTTATCATATTTGGAAAAGTAGAATCTTGTAATGACTTTTTTCCAAATTGTTGTTCTTTAATATCATAAGAGAGACCGTATGCTGATATTGTTCATCTGCATTGAATCTG
The window above is part of the Panulirus ornatus isolate Po-2019 chromosome 55, ASM3632096v1, whole genome shotgun sequence genome. Proteins encoded here:
- the LOC139765564 gene encoding DNA-binding protein Ets97D-like isoform X1, translating into MRKVVLPSVLSINLTQYDHNPGEQPYDSWVMSGTELTGMGSLEEILFRPAGEDITGNGQAAEECGEVDTGDATSLVLQERSEPLHIYAIDMDISETMGTLKSRAARALQLDLCNFKVSVLSERELSDEDTLQEQCGTSTGLVQIQFVVKSDESGSRIDILDVLKPNEDQLEPKTQMSVPQVIKPTSTEVKSSTKVPKTTRWIVCPTFKELQRVLKIPQNPLAWSVAHVRQWLSWAVCQFGLSNINVNSSWWNLSGRVLFGLSQTEFRKLVPDDPGDVFYMHFELLRRTNVVAVVCDPTSLVPKPAPPKIPCCAPTSRTQCVQGRNVGDVSTLDGIGGGSGHGTGSGGSSSGGSQQIQLWQFLLELLTEPKLYPIISWYGCDGEFRLHQPEVVASLWGQRKSKPNMNYEKLSRALRYYYDGDMIAKVSGKRFVYRFVLDLKNVIGYSADELRRQVEECRTREGYTLEIPPTVILQAL
- the LOC139765564 gene encoding DNA-binding protein Ets97D-like isoform X2, encoding MSGTELTGMGSLEEILFRPAGEDITGNGQAAEECGEVDTGDATSLVLQERSEPLHIYAIDMDISETMGTLKSRAARALQLDLCNFKVSVLSERELSDEDTLQEQCGTSTGLVQIQFVVKSDESGSRIDILDVLKPNEDQLEPKTQMSVPQVIKPTSTEVKSSTKVPKTTRWIVCPTFKELQRVLKIPQNPLAWSVAHVRQWLSWAVCQFGLSNINVNSSWWNLSGRVLFGLSQTEFRKLVPDDPGDVFYMHFELLRRTNVVAVVCDPTSLVPKPAPPKIPCCAPTSRTQCVQGRNVGDVSTLDGIGGGSGHGTGSGGSSSGGSQQIQLWQFLLELLTEPKLYPIISWYGCDGEFRLHQPEVVASLWGQRKSKPNMNYEKLSRALRYYYDGDMIAKVSGKRFVYRFVLDLKNVIGYSADELRRQVEECRTREGYTLEIPPTVILQAL